In Galactobacillus timonensis, the genomic window AGAATGGCTGGAAAACGATGGAGGACAAAGTTCTTGACATCATGAAGATCGTCAAGGAACGCTGGCCGGATGTTCCGTTTGTTCTGATGGGACATTCCATGGGTACGATTCTTACCCGCGATGTTCTGCAGGATCACAGCTCTGAATTTGATGCGGTGATTCTTTCCGGGGCTCCCAACTGCAATCCGGCCGCAAAGTCCGGTATCACTCTGGCAAAGGTCGTTAGGACCTTCAAGGGCGCCAGAGGGCATTCGAAGATGCTGGATCAGATGGTGACGGGCAATTTCAACAAGAAGATAAAGAACGCCCATACACCGGTCGACTGGCTGAGCTATAACACGGAGAATGTGGATCGCTATATTGCGGAGCCGCTGGACGGGTTCCCGTTTACGATTCAGGGCTATATCGATGAGATGGAAGGCATTGTCAAGATGAGCAATGGAACGTACCATGTGACACGGGCTGATCTTCCGATCTATTTCTTCGCCGGAGAAGAAGATCCGTGTACGGGTGGAAGTGAAGGGTTCGCCGACAGCATTATGCGGCTTCATCAGGCAGGCTATACGGCCATCGATGCGAAACGCTATCCGCATATGCGCCATGAGACGCTCAATGAAATCAACAGGGAAGATGTATGGGCGGATGTTGGAAACTGGCTTGACAGCCACGCATCGCGGCAGTAAATCTCCGTTGACTTTGATAGTCCGTTTGTTATAATTGTCTCCGTTAACGAACAAGGGGATACTGGGCGTGAAATGGTCGCGGAGTGAATTAATTCAAAGTGGAAATTTCAACGTTACAGTCGATGAGGATACGGTTCTTCCTGAGGATGCCTTTGACGGGTTCAGCCTGATTGACGGTGCCAGGGATGTTCACGTGTCGGGAACGGGATTCCTTGATACAGATGAAAACCGTTTCTACGCGGATCTTCACATTACGGGCAGCATGCTTGTGATGGATGCGATCAGTGGTCGTCAGATTGCGGTTCCCTTT contains:
- a CDS encoding alpha/beta fold hydrolase, whose protein sequence is MATEGFDFDLFVPAGTPKASVEIVHGMAEHRQRYTAFAKYLASRGYAVAIFDLPGHGTSCKKEDLGWFGEKNGWKTMEDKVLDIMKIVKERWPDVPFVLMGHSMGTILTRDVLQDHSSEFDAVILSGAPNCNPAAKSGITLAKVVRTFKGARGHSKMLDQMVTGNFNKKIKNAHTPVDWLSYNTENVDRYIAEPLDGFPFTIQGYIDEMEGIVKMSNGTYHVTRADLPIYFFAGEEDPCTGGSEGFADSIMRLHQAGYTAIDAKRYPHMRHETLNEINREDVWADVGNWLDSHASRQ